TTATTTCAACCAAAGAAAGCTCGCCTACTTTGAGCTTTAGGAGCGTCAAGACTTCCCCAAGGGATATCTCTTCGGTAATCAGCTGAAGTATTATTTGGGGACTGCTTACTGCAACATCAACCCCCCATCGCCTTGAAAAAAGCCACTGGTTTCTGGGGTCATTGATCCTTCCGATAACTCTCGGCACATGGTATGTCTGCCTTGCCAATTGAGATATGACAAGGTTATCTTCGTCATATCCAGTAACCGCGGCCACCACATCGGCCCTTAATATGCCCGCCTCCTCCAGGATTCTTGGGTCAGTCGCATCGCCTTTAAATACGTTTATGTTGGGTTTTCCTTCAAGCTGAGCCAGGTGCTTCTCATCAACATCTATGCAGCCGATCTGATGCATTTCACTAAGATTTAGCGCCAGATATCTACCTACTTTGCCGGCACCGGCAATTAATATATACACATCTGAACCTCCCT
The Bacillota bacterium DNA segment above includes these coding regions:
- a CDS encoding NAD-binding protein produces the protein MYILIAGAGKVGRYLALNLSEMHQIGCIDVDEKHLAQLEGKPNINVFKGDATDPRILEEAGILRADVVAAVTGYDEDNLVISQLARQTYHVPRVIGRINDPRNQWLFSRRWGVDVAVSSPQIILQLITEEISLGEVLTLLKLKVGELSLVEISIPEDSPAKNRMIKDLNIPENAVAVSVLRDSSVIIPHGNTEVMVGDSLLFVTRPELEKNLRDILVG